The following are from one region of the Escherichia sp. E4742 genome:
- the fdoH gene encoding formate dehydrogenase O subunit beta, translating into MAYQSQDIIRRSATNGLTPAPQARDFQEEVAKLIDVTTCIGCKACQVACSEWNDIRDTVGNNIGVYDNPNDLSAKSWTVMRFSEVEQNDKLEWLIRKDGCMHCSDPGCLKACPAEGAIIQYANGIVDFQSEQCIGCGYCIAGCPFDIPRLNPEDNRVYKCTLCVDRVVVGQEPACVKTCPTGAIHFGTKESMKTLASERVAELKTRGYDNAGLYDPAGVGGTHVMYVLHHADKPNLYHGLPENPEISETVKFWKGIWKPLAAVGFAATFAASIFHYVGVGPNRADEEENNLHEEKDEERK; encoded by the coding sequence ATGGCTTATCAATCGCAAGATATCATTCGTCGTTCCGCGACTAACGGTCTGACCCCCGCGCCTCAGGCGCGGGATTTCCAGGAAGAAGTGGCGAAACTCATCGACGTCACCACCTGTATCGGCTGTAAAGCCTGTCAGGTGGCGTGTTCAGAGTGGAACGATATTCGCGATACCGTCGGCAATAACATTGGGGTGTACGACAACCCCAATGATTTAAGCGCCAAATCGTGGACGGTGATGCGCTTCTCGGAAGTGGAGCAGAACGACAAACTGGAATGGCTGATCCGCAAAGACGGCTGTATGCACTGTTCCGATCCGGGCTGCCTGAAAGCGTGCCCGGCGGAAGGGGCAATTATTCAGTATGCCAACGGTATCGTCGACTTCCAGTCTGAGCAGTGCATTGGCTGCGGTTATTGCATTGCGGGCTGTCCGTTCGACATTCCGCGCCTCAACCCGGAAGACAACCGCGTCTACAAATGTACGCTGTGCGTTGACCGCGTGGTGGTTGGGCAAGAACCGGCCTGTGTGAAGACCTGCCCGACGGGTGCGATTCACTTCGGTACGAAAGAGTCGATGAAAACGCTGGCGAGCGAGCGCGTGGCTGAACTGAAAACCCGCGGTTACGACAATGCGGGTCTGTATGATCCGGCGGGCGTTGGTGGTACACACGTCATGTACGTGCTGCACCATGCTGACAAGCCAAATCTGTATCATGGTTTGCCGGAGAACCCGGAAATCAGCGAAACCGTGAAATTCTGGAAAGGCATCTGGAAACCGCTCGCAGCTGTTGGCTTTGCGGCTACCTTCGCAGCCAGTATCTTCCACTACGTGGGTGTCGGTCCGAACCGTGCGGATGAGGAAGAGAACAATCTGCACGAAGAGAAAGACGAGGAGCGCAAATGA
- the fdoI gene encoding formate dehydrogenase cytochrome b556 subunit has translation MKRRDTIVRYTAPERINHWVTAFCFILAAVSGLGFLFPSFNWLMQIMGTPQLARILHPFVGVVMFASFIIMFFRYWHHNLINRDDIFWAKNIRKIVVNEEVGDTGRYNFGQKCVFWAAIIFLVLLLVSGVIIWRPYFAPAFSIPVIRFALMLHSFAAVALIVVIMVHIYAALWVKGTITAMVEGWVTSAWAKKHHPRWYREVRKTTEKKAE, from the coding sequence ATGAAACGACGTGACACCATCGTGCGCTACACCGCGCCGGAACGTATCAACCACTGGGTAACCGCCTTCTGCTTCATCCTGGCAGCGGTGAGCGGGCTGGGCTTTTTGTTCCCGTCCTTCAACTGGTTGATGCAAATCATGGGCACACCGCAGCTGGCGCGAATTCTGCACCCGTTTGTCGGCGTGGTTATGTTTGCCTCGTTCATCATCATGTTTTTCCGTTACTGGCATCACAACCTAATCAATCGGGATGATATCTTTTGGGCGAAGAATATTCGTAAGATCGTCGTCAACGAGGAAGTAGGTGACACCGGGCGTTATAACTTCGGTCAGAAATGCGTTTTCTGGGCGGCGATTATTTTCCTGGTTCTGCTGCTGGTGAGCGGCGTGATTATCTGGCGTCCTTATTTTGCGCCTGCTTTCTCAATCCCGGTGATCCGATTCGCGTTAATGCTGCATTCATTTGCCGCAGTGGCGTTAATTGTGGTTATCATGGTGCATATCTACGCCGCCCTTTGGGTGAAAGGCACGATTACCGCCATGGTGGAAGGATGGGTTACCAGCGCCTGGGCGAAGAAACATCACCCGCGCTGGTACCGTGAGGTCCGCAAGACAACGGAAAAGAAAGCTGAATGA
- the fdhE gene encoding formate dehydrogenase accessory protein FdhE, with protein sequence MSIRIIPQDELGSSEKRTADMIPPLLFPRLKNLYNRRAERLRELAENNPLGDYLRFAALIAHAQEVVLYDHSLEMDLTARIKEASAQGKPPLDIHVLPRDKHWQKLLMALIAELKPEMSGPALAVIENLEKASTQELEDMASALFASDFSSVSSDKAPFIWAALSLYWAQMANLIPGKARAEYGEQRQYCPVCGSMPVSSMVQIGTTQGLRYLHCNLCETEWHVVRVKCSNCEQSGKLHYWSLDDEQAAIKAESCDDCGTYLKILYQEKEPKVEAVADDLASLVLDARMEQEGYARSSINPFLFPGEGE encoded by the coding sequence ATGAGTATTCGCATAATCCCGCAAGATGAGCTGGGTTCGAGCGAGAAACGTACGGCGGATATGATTCCGCCGTTATTGTTCCCTCGGCTCAAGAATTTATACAACCGCCGCGCCGAGCGCCTGCGCGAGCTGGCAGAAAATAATCCGCTGGGTGATTACCTGCGCTTTGCTGCGCTTATCGCCCACGCCCAGGAAGTGGTGCTGTACGACCATTCGCTGGAGATGGATCTGACCGCGCGCATTAAAGAAGCCAGCGCACAAGGCAAGCCCCCGCTGGATATTCACGTTCTGCCGCGTGATAAGCACTGGCAAAAGCTGCTGATGGCGCTGATTGCTGAGCTGAAACCTGAAATGAGCGGCCCGGCGCTGGCAGTGATTGAGAATCTGGAGAAGGCATCGACTCAGGAGCTGGAAGATATGGCCAGCGCACTGTTTGCCTCTGATTTCTCGTCCGTCAGCAGCGATAAAGCGCCGTTTATCTGGGCTGCACTGTCGCTCTACTGGGCGCAGATGGCCAATCTGATCCCCGGCAAAGCCCGCGCTGAATACGGCGAACAACGTCAATATTGCCCGGTTTGTGGTTCTATGCCTGTGTCCAGCATGGTGCAAATTGGCACCACTCAGGGGCTGCGTTACCTGCACTGCAACCTGTGTGAAACCGAATGGCACGTAGTGCGCGTAAAATGCAGCAACTGCGAGCAGAGTGGCAAACTGCACTACTGGTCGCTGGATGACGAACAGGCCGCGATTAAAGCCGAAAGCTGCGATGACTGCGGCACTTACCTGAAGATTCTTTATCAGGAAAAAGAACCGAAAGTTGAAGCCGTGGCAGATGACCTCGCCTCTCTGGTCCTGGACGCACGAATGGAGCAAGAAGGCTACGCGCGTAGCTCCATCAACCCGTTCCTGTTCCCGGGTGAAGGAGAGTAA
- a CDS encoding CopG family transcriptional regulator, which produces MNSLAGMDMGRILLDLSNEVIKQLDDLEVQRNLPRAELLREAVDQYLVNQSQTARTSAFGIWQGREEDGVEYQCKLREEW; this is translated from the coding sequence ATGAACTCTCTGGCAGGTATGGATATGGGCAGAATTTTACTCGATTTATCGAATGAGGTGATTAAGCAACTTGATGATCTTGAGGTGCAGCGTAATCTTCCTCGTGCGGAGCTATTACGGGAAGCGGTAGATCAATACCTGGTAAATCAATCGCAAACAGCAAGAACCAGTGCTTTTGGCATATGGCAAGGGCGTGAGGAAGATGGTGTCGAATACCAGTGTAAGCTGCGCGAGGAATGGTAA
- a CDS encoding CopG family transcriptional regulator encodes MAMNTVFLHLSEEAIKRLNKLRGWRKVSRSAILREAVEQYLERQQFPVRKAKGGRQRDEAVGVEELCKQHKE; translated from the coding sequence ATGGCGATGAATACGGTTTTTCTTCATTTATCAGAAGAGGCAATTAAACGACTGAATAAGCTCAGGGGCTGGCGTAAAGTTTCGCGATCTGCAATTTTACGCGAAGCGGTAGAGCAATATCTGGAGCGGCAGCAATTTCCGGTGCGTAAGGCAAAAGGCGGCAGGCAAAGGGACGAGGCAGTTGGTGTTGAAGAACTATGTAAGCAGCATAAGGAATGA
- the fabY gene encoding fatty acid biosynthesis protein FabY: MYHLRVPQTEEELERYYQFRWEMLRKPLHQPKGSERDAWDAMAHHQMVVDEQGNLVAVGRLYINADNEASIRFMAVHPDVQDKGLGTLMAMTLESVARQEGVKRVTCSAREDAVEFFAKLGFVNQGEITTPTTTPIRHFLMIKPVATLDDILHRGDWCAQLQQAWYEHIPLSEKMGVRIQQYTGQKFITTMPETGNQNPHHTLFAGSLFSLATLTGWGLIWLMLRERHLGGTIILADAHIRYSKPISGKPHAVADLGALSGDLDRLARGRKARVQMQVEIFGDETPGAVFEGTYIVLPAKPFGPYEEGGNEEE, encoded by the coding sequence ATGTATCACCTTCGGGTTCCACAAACAGAAGAAGAATTAGAGCGCTACTATCAGTTCCGCTGGGAAATGTTGCGTAAGCCCCTGCATCAACCAAAAGGTTCGGAACGCGACGCGTGGGATGCGATGGCGCATCACCAGATGGTCGTCGACGAGCAGGGTAATCTGGTGGCAGTAGGGCGGCTGTATATTAATGCCGATAACGAAGCGTCCATTCGCTTTATGGCTGTTCATCCCGACGTGCAGGACAAAGGGCTGGGAACGCTGATGGCGATGACCCTGGAGTCGGTAGCGCGCCAGGAAGGCGTTAAGCGCGTGACCTGCAGCGCCCGTGAAGACGCGGTGGAGTTTTTTGCCAAACTGGGGTTTGTTAATCAGGGAGAGATCACCACGCCAACCACCACGCCGATTCGCCATTTTTTGATGATTAAACCTGTCGCTACTCTGGATGACATTCTGCATCGCGGCGACTGGTGCGCGCAGTTGCAACAAGCGTGGTATGAACACATCCCGCTTAGTGAAAAAATGGGCGTGCGCATTCAGCAATATACCGGGCAAAAATTTATCACCACCATGCCGGAAACCGGCAATCAGAATCCGCATCATACGCTTTTTGCCGGGAGTTTATTCTCACTGGCAACGCTCACCGGTTGGGGGCTTATCTGGCTGATGCTGCGCGAACGCCACCTCGGCGGAACGATTATTCTGGCGGATGCGCATATCCGCTACAGCAAGCCGATTAGCGGCAAACCTCATGCGGTAGCCGACCTCGGTGCCTTAAGCGGCGATCTCGACCGTCTGGCGCGCGGACGAAAAGCACGGGTGCAGATGCAGGTCGAAATCTTTGGCGACGAGACGCCGGGTGCGGTGTTTGAAGGTACGTATATCGTTCTGCCCGCGAAGCCATTTGGCCCGTATGAAGAGGGCGGGAACGAAGAAGAGTAG
- the dtd gene encoding D-aminoacyl-tRNA deacylase: MIALIQRVTRASVTVEGEVTGEIGAGLLVLLGVEKDDDEQKANRLCERVLGYRIFSDAEGKMNLNVQQAGGSVLVVSQFTLAADTERGMRPSFSKGASPDRAEALYDYFVERCRQQEMNTQTGRFAADMQVSLVNDGPVTFWLQV; this comes from the coding sequence ATGATTGCATTAATTCAACGCGTAACCCGTGCCAGCGTCACCGTGGAGGGAGAAGTGACGGGCGAAATTGGCGCGGGACTTTTGGTGTTATTGGGTGTCGAAAAGGATGACGACGAACAGAAAGCAAACCGTCTGTGCGAGCGTGTGCTCGGCTATCGTATCTTCAGCGATGCCGAAGGCAAGATGAACCTCAACGTGCAACAGGCGGGCGGTAGTGTGCTGGTAGTTTCCCAGTTTACCCTCGCCGCAGATACCGAACGGGGGATGCGCCCAAGTTTCTCCAAAGGCGCATCACCGGATCGCGCAGAGGCGTTATATGACTATTTCGTCGAACGCTGCCGTCAGCAGGAGATGAACACGCAAACAGGACGCTTCGCTGCGGATATGCAGGTATCGCTGGTCAATGATGGTCCCGTGACATTCTGGTTGCAGGTATGA
- a CDS encoding virulence factor BrkB family protein has product MLKTIHEKARHRTRPLWAWLKLLWQRINEDNMTTLAGNLAYVSLLSLVPLVAVVFALFAAFPMFSDVSIQLRHFIFANFLPATGDVIQQYIEQFVANSNKMTAVGACGLIVTALLLMYSIDSALNAIWRSKRVRPKIYSFAVYWMILTLGPLLAGASLAISSYLLSLRWASDLNTVIDNVLRIFPLLLSWISFWLLYSIVPTIRVPNRDAIVGAFVAALLFEAGKKGFALYITMFPSYQLIYGVLAVIPILFVWVYWTWCIVLLGAEITVTLGEYRKLKQAAEQEEDDEP; this is encoded by the coding sequence ATGCTAAAAACCATCCATGAAAAAGCCAGGCATCGTACCCGTCCGCTATGGGCCTGGCTGAAACTACTCTGGCAACGCATTAATGAGGACAACATGACAACCCTGGCAGGTAACCTTGCCTATGTGTCGTTGCTCTCATTAGTGCCGCTGGTTGCCGTTGTTTTTGCGCTTTTCGCCGCTTTTCCCATGTTTTCCGACGTCAGCATTCAGTTGCGTCACTTTATTTTCGCTAACTTTCTGCCTGCCACCGGCGATGTTATCCAGCAATATATCGAACAGTTTGTTGCCAATTCCAACAAGATGACCGCCGTCGGGGCATGTGGCCTGATCGTCACGGCGTTATTGTTGATGTATTCCATTGATAGCGCATTGAATGCCATCTGGCGAAGTAAACGGGTACGGCCAAAAATTTACTCGTTTGCTGTGTACTGGATGATCCTGACGTTAGGGCCTCTGTTGGCGGGGGCCAGTCTGGCGATCAGTTCCTATCTGCTCTCCCTGCGCTGGGCGAGCGATCTCAATACTGTCATCGACAATGTGCTGCGTATTTTTCCGCTGCTGTTGTCGTGGATCTCCTTTTGGTTGCTTTACAGCATCGTTCCCACCATCCGCGTGCCGAATCGCGATGCTATTGTCGGCGCGTTTGTCGCCGCACTCCTGTTCGAAGCCGGAAAGAAAGGTTTCGCGCTTTATATCACCATGTTCCCGTCATATCAGCTCATTTACGGCGTGCTGGCGGTGATCCCCATTCTCTTTGTCTGGGTGTACTGGACATGGTGTATCGTCTTGCTTGGCGCGGAAATTACTGTCACTCTCGGGGAATACCGCAAACTAAAACAAGCAGCTGAACAAGAAGAAGACGACGAACCATGA
- the yihX gene encoding glucose-1-phosphatase: MLYIFDLGNVIVDIDFNRVLGTWSDLTRVPLASLKKSFHMGEAFHQHERGEISDEAFAEAMCHEMALPLSYEQFSHGWQAVFVALRPEVIAIMHKLREQGHRVVVLSNTNRLHTTFWPEEYPEIRDAADYIYLSQDLGMRKPEARIYQHVLQAEGFSPSDTVFFDDNADNIEGANQLGITSIQVKDKTTIPDYFAKVLC, from the coding sequence ATGCTCTATATCTTTGATTTAGGTAATGTGATTGTCGATATCGACTTTAACCGTGTGCTGGGAACCTGGAGCGATTTAACGCGTGTTCCGCTGGCATCTCTGAAGAAGAGTTTCCATATGGGGGAGGCGTTTCATCAGCATGAGCGCGGGGAAATTAGCGACGAAGCGTTCGCAGAGGCGATGTGCCATGAGATGGCTCTACCGCTAAGCTACGAGCAGTTCTCCCACGGCTGGCAGGCGGTGTTTGTCGCGCTGCGCCCGGAAGTGATCGCCATCATGCATAAACTGCGTGAGCAGGGGCATCGCGTGGTGGTGCTTTCCAATACCAACCGCCTGCATACTACCTTCTGGCCGGAGGAATACCCGGAAATCCGTGATGCTGCTGACTATATCTATCTTTCGCAAGATCTGGGCATGCGCAAACCTGAAGCGCGAATTTACCAGCATGTTTTGCAGGCAGAAGGTTTTTCACCCAGCGATACAGTCTTTTTCGACGATAACGCCGATAATATAGAAGGGGCTAATCAGTTAGGCATTACCAGCATTCAGGTGAAAGATAAAACCACCATCCCGGACTATTTCGCGAAGGTGTTATGCTAA
- a CDS encoding aldose 1-epimerase, which produces MKTERKNEHHQALQLAFDAPWPGPVGEFVTLEKGNIRLQIYPHDGARITSLQAFGSEVLRQWQPQRRAFQYGCFPMVPWAGRLGNATLNAGGQCYSLPANKPPHALHGMACYSTWEIIDKTTDSLTLRMPLASPWPWQGEVVQTFLLENDALVLQLEIHSHADTFPASAGWHPWFAKKLTPQSTESLQVLFDADWQEEAGSDELPTGNRISPQAGPWDDCFGFYDRMKVKLLWPGKLAMTMTSSANSLVVFDKQPDATCVNPLTQAPNAINLTPELVTPEKPLVIETRWQFTPES; this is translated from the coding sequence ATGAAAACTGAACGGAAAAACGAACATCACCAGGCGCTACAGCTCGCATTTGACGCGCCCTGGCCTGGTCCTGTAGGAGAGTTTGTTACGCTGGAAAAAGGCAATATTCGCCTACAGATTTATCCGCATGATGGTGCCAGGATAACCTCGTTACAGGCATTTGGTTCTGAAGTATTACGCCAATGGCAGCCGCAACGCAGAGCTTTTCAGTACGGCTGTTTTCCAATGGTGCCGTGGGCAGGGCGACTGGGGAACGCGACGCTGAATGCTGGTGGGCAATGTTATTCTTTACCCGCCAATAAACCACCACATGCATTGCATGGTATGGCTTGTTACTCAACGTGGGAAATCATCGACAAAACAACAGATTCCCTGACTTTACGTATGCCCCTGGCTTCACCGTGGCCCTGGCAAGGGGAAGTGGTTCAGACTTTTTTGCTGGAGAATGATGCGCTGGTTTTGCAACTGGAAATCCATTCACATGCCGATACATTCCCGGCCTCTGCAGGCTGGCATCCGTGGTTTGCTAAAAAGCTGACTCCGCAAAGTACAGAATCGTTGCAGGTGCTTTTTGATGCGGACTGGCAAGAAGAAGCGGGTAGTGATGAACTGCCAACAGGAAATCGCATCTCTCCTCAAGCCGGTCCCTGGGATGACTGTTTTGGTTTTTATGACAGGATGAAGGTTAAGTTACTGTGGCCAGGTAAACTCGCGATGACCATGACCTCTTCTGCAAACAGTCTGGTGGTATTTGATAAACAGCCTGATGCTACCTGTGTTAATCCGCTTACCCAGGCACCTAACGCAATAAATTTAACGCCAGAATTGGTGACGCCAGAGAAGCCGCTGGTCATCGAAACTCGTTGGCAATTTACACCTGAATCTTAA